A genomic segment from Drosophila miranda strain MSH22 chromosome 3, D.miranda_PacBio2.1, whole genome shotgun sequence encodes:
- the LOC108160921 gene encoding probable cytochrome P450 12d1 proximal, mitochondrial produces the protein MNAWQSLTRRLAVATGPIRSLRGASAQAQAQAQARPQAQASVEDVEARPFSEVPRPGRLQFMRSFMPGGEFSDASIVEFSMGMRRRYGDIFILPGMFGRKDWVVTFNTGDIATVFRNEGAWPHREAFDSIVHFRQHIRPDVYGRTLGLTAGQGEDWGKMRSAVNPIFMQPRGLRMYFEPLSNINNEFIERIKEIRDPSTLEVPGNFNDEMQRLIFESLALVSFDRQMGIIRKHRDNPDALALFRTSRDIFRYTFQLDVQPSLWKIVSTPTYRRMMRTLNESLDVAQRVLAESQQLLEQRRRAGGQVNSHSMLQRLMDIDPKLALIMGLEILFAGVDATATLLSAVLLTLAKHPEKQHKLRAEVRQVMPSKESLLNEDTMRDMPYLRAVIKETLRFYPNGLGTLRTCPTGVTLSGYAVPPGTPVLLAANALMKDPAHYPRPDEFLPERWLRDPQSGQKMQVSPFTFLPFGFGPRMCLGKRVVDLEVETSVAKLIRNFHVEFLHDASRPYKTLFVMEPAIDFRFRFTDIQE, from the exons ATGAATGCTTGGCAGAGTCTGACGCGACGCCTGGCCGTCGCCACAGGCCCCATTCGATCGTTGAGAGGGGCCTCGgcccaggcacaggcacaggcccaGGCACGGCCACAGGCCCAAGCGAGTGTCGAGGATGTGGAGGCACGGCCCTTCAGCGAGGTGCCGCGGCCCGGCAGGCTGCAGTTCATGCGGAGCTTCATGCCCGGCGGGGAGTTCAGCGACGCCTCCATTGTGGAGTTCTCGATGGGCATGCGGCGCCGGTACGGGGACATCTTCATCCTGCCAGGGATGTTCGGACGCAAGGACTGGGTGGTGACGTTCAACACCGGCGATATTGCCACTGTGTTCCGCAATGAGGGGGCGTGGCCGCATCGCGAGGCCTTCGACTCGATTGTGCACTTCCGGCAGCACATTCGGCCAGACGTCTATGGGAGAACCCTGGGGCTGACGGCGGG GCAGGGGGAGGACTGGGGCAAGATGCGCTCCGCCGTCAATCCGATCTTCATGCAGCCCAGGGGCCTGCGGATGTACTTCGAGCCGCTCTCCAACATCAACAACGAGTTCATCGAGCG CATCAAGGAGATACGCGATCCGAGCACCCTGGAGGTGCCCGGCAACTTCAACGACGAGATGCAGCGCCTGATCTTCGAGTCGCTGGCCCTGGTGTCGTTCGATCGGCAGATGGGGATCATCCGGAAGCACAGGGACAACCCCGACGCCCTGGCCCTCTTCCGCACCTCGAGGGACATATTCCGCTACACCTTCCAGCTGGACGTCCAGCCATCGCTGTGGAAGATCGTCTCCACGCCCACCTACCGCAGGATGATGCGCACCCTCAACGAGAGCCTGGACGTGGCCCAGCGCGTGCTCGCGGAGTCGCAGCAGCTCCTGGAGCAGCGGCGCCGGGCCGGCGGGCAGGTGAACAGCCACAGCATGCTGCAGCGCCTCATGGACATCGATCCCAAGCTGGCCCTCATCATGGGCCTGGAAATCCTCTTCGCGGGCGTGGATGCCACCGCCACGCTGCTCTCCGCCGTGCTGCTCACCCTGGCCAAGCACCCGGAGAAGCAGCACAAGCTGCGCGCGGAGGTGCGCCAGGTGATGCCCTCGAAGGAGTCGCTGCTCAACGAGGACACCATGAGGGACATGCCCTACCTGCGGGCCGTGATCAAGGAGACGCTCCGCTTCTACCCCAACGGCCTGGGCACCCTCCGCACCTGCCCCACCGGCGTCACCCTCTCGGGCTACGCGGTGCCCCCGGGCACCCCCGTCCTGCTCGCCGCCAACGCCCTCATGAAGGACCCCGCCCACTACCCGCGCCCCGACGAGTTCCTGCCCGAGCGCTGGCTGCGCGATCCCCAGTCCGGCCAGAAGATGCAGGTCAGCCCCTTCACCTTCCTGCCCTTCGGCTTTGGGCCGCGCATGTGCCTCGGCAAGCGGGTGGTGGACCTCGAGGTGGAGACCAGCGTGGCCAAGCTCATACGCAACTTCCACGTGGAGTTCCTCCACGATGCCTCGAGGCCCTACAAGACGCTCTTCGTGATGGAGCCGGCCATAGACTTTCGCTTCAGGTTCACAGACATCCAGGAGTGA